A stretch of Crossiella cryophila DNA encodes these proteins:
- the aceA gene encoding isocitrate lyase, whose product MLSAKQIAENWATDPRWAGIERTHTAEDVVRLRGSVVEEHTLARLGAQRLWELLHTEDYINSLGALTGNQAVQQVRAGLKAIYLSGWQVAADANLSGQTYPDQSLYPANSVPQVVRRINNALLRADQISHAENEPNAPHWLAPIVADAEAGFGGPLNAFELMKGMIAAGAAGVHWEDQLASEKKCGHLGGKVLIPTGQHVRTLTSARLAADIAGVPTLVIARTDAEAANLITSDVDERDQPYVTGERTAEGFYRVRNGIEPCIARGLAYAPHSDLLWMETGTPDLEVARRFAEAIKSQYPDQLLAYNCSPSFNWRRHLDDATIAKFQRELGHMGYKFQFITLAGFHALNHSMFDLAKGYAATGMTAYVELQEREFAAEAEGYTATKHQREVGTGYFDLVSTAINPAASTTALAESTEAAQFA is encoded by the coding sequence ATGTTGAGCGCGAAGCAGATCGCTGAGAACTGGGCCACCGACCCCCGCTGGGCCGGCATCGAGCGCACGCACACCGCCGAGGACGTGGTCCGGCTGCGTGGCAGCGTGGTCGAGGAGCACACCCTGGCCCGGCTGGGCGCGCAGCGGCTGTGGGAGCTGCTGCACACCGAGGACTACATCAACTCCCTCGGCGCGCTGACCGGCAACCAGGCCGTGCAGCAGGTCAGGGCCGGCCTCAAGGCCATCTACCTCTCCGGCTGGCAGGTCGCCGCGGACGCCAACCTGTCCGGCCAGACCTACCCGGACCAGAGCCTCTACCCGGCCAACTCGGTGCCGCAGGTGGTGCGCCGGATCAACAACGCGCTGCTGCGCGCCGACCAGATCAGCCACGCCGAGAACGAGCCGAACGCCCCGCACTGGCTGGCCCCGATCGTGGCCGACGCCGAGGCCGGTTTCGGCGGCCCGCTCAACGCCTTCGAGCTGATGAAGGGCATGATCGCCGCTGGCGCGGCAGGCGTGCACTGGGAGGACCAGCTCGCCTCGGAGAAGAAGTGCGGCCACCTGGGCGGCAAGGTGCTCATCCCCACCGGCCAGCACGTGCGCACGCTGACCTCGGCCCGGCTGGCCGCCGACATCGCCGGCGTGCCCACGCTGGTGATCGCCCGCACCGACGCCGAGGCCGCCAACCTGATCACCAGTGACGTGGACGAGCGGGATCAGCCCTACGTCACCGGCGAGCGCACCGCGGAGGGTTTCTACCGGGTGCGCAACGGGATCGAGCCCTGCATCGCCCGCGGCCTGGCCTACGCCCCGCACTCCGACCTGCTGTGGATGGAGACCGGCACGCCGGACCTGGAGGTGGCCCGCCGCTTCGCCGAGGCCATCAAGTCGCAGTACCCGGACCAGCTGCTGGCCTACAACTGCTCGCCCTCGTTCAACTGGCGCCGTCACCTCGACGACGCCACCATCGCCAAGTTCCAGCGCGAACTCGGCCACATGGGCTACAAGTTCCAGTTCATCACCCTCGCCGGGTTCCACGCGCTCAACCACTCCATGTTCGACCTGGCCAAGGGCTACGCGGCCACCGGCATGACCGCGTATGTGGAGCTGCAGGAGCGCGAGTTCGCCGCCGAGGCCGAGGGCTACACCGCGACCAAGCACCAGCGCGAGGTCGGCACCGGCTACTTCGACCTGGTCAGCACCGCGATCAACCCGGCGGCCTCGACCACCGCGCTGGCCGAGTCCACCGAAGCCGCCCAGTTCGCCTGA